The window gtctCTGTATGGGCTCAAACAATTtggacgtatgtggtataaccgTCTCAATGAATGTCTGACAAAAGAAGGTTAtaccaatgatccaatatgtccatgtgtttttatcaagaaaaatggatcaaattttgtgataattgcggtatatgttgatgatctaaatttaattggaactcctgaagagattcaaaatagtgttgaatatttgaagaaagaatttgagatcaaagattttggaaagacaaaattctgccTTGGTTTACAAATTTAGCATTTGAAAGGTGGAATTTTTGTCAACCAAACTGCTTATATCCGGAAGGTATTAAAGTGATTTTATATGGACAAAGCACATACATTGAGTACCCCAATGGTTgtcagatcattagatcctaataaggatccttttagaccacgagaagaaaatgaagagatacttggtcctgaagtaccatatctTAGTGCAATTGGTGCACTAATGtatcttgctaattgtacaagacctgatatatcatttgcagcaaatttattagcaagatttagTTCCTCGCCCACAAGACGACATTGGATTggtattaaacatatttttcgcTATCTCCAAGGAACAATAGatcttggtttattttattcaaataaatccaaacctgaATTGGTTGGTTATGCTGATGCTGGGTATTTATCCGACCCGCATAAAGCAAGGTCTCAGACTGGTTATTCATTTACATATGGAGGCACAACCATTTCTTGGCGATCTACAAAGCAATCACTAGTCGCCACTTCATCGAATCATGCtgaaataatagcaattcatGAAGCCAGTCGAGAATGTGTTTGGTTAAGATCAATGACCCACTATATCCGAAAGAATTGTGGGTTATCCTCCGGAaaagaaaatcctccaactATATTATATGAAGATAATGCAGCTTGTATAGCTCAATTGAAAGGAGGATATATTAAAGGAGATAGGACGAAacatatttcaccaaaattcttttttactcatgatttgcaaaagaatagtgaaattgatgtgcaACAAATCCGATCAGATAATAATCTGGCTGATTTATTTACCAAGGCATTACCAACTGCGACATTTGAGAAATTGATGAAGAGTATTGGAATGCAacgattaaaagatctcaaatgacgtttgcatcagggggagaaattattacacaagaatagtgtactctttttccttcactagggtttttggtcCCACTGGGTTTTTTcctagtaaggttttaacgagacatattctttgtgtaatggacatccaagggggagtgttatgaaataacaaaaatgtggatgtccctttgtattcccaaggggattaattcatgattttatggctacttatgtatagaagttacaattcataaatccattcatgtagtggagaaaccgtttcataggtttcttcatattattGTAGTAATTGATGTTTAATAAGATTtatgtacctttaatcttgtagtgcctatatatagaggtacattgagaCCCTTTGTGATGACTTTTGTATCTTGTTGAAATATAAGGATATCATTATTCCTTTCTCTACTCCTTTCTCTAATACTTCTTCAATTTCTATTgtagtatttcattttattaattttataacATAGATGCTTTTTAATCCAATAATGATTTGGTAAATCACTTATTCCCTTGAGCACATTGGTGAGATTTATTAAGATTTAAGGCCAATGCTATACTGATTGAATTGCTAGGTATTAAGATTTTGGGTTGAGATGAATTGCAAATAATGGTGGGTTAGTTTTTGTGTTTTTTGATGAATGTTTAACTAAAGTTTTGCATGGTTAGTCCCTCACATAATTGGTCAATGGTGGTTTGCCACTTTTATGGTTTAAAACTTGGGCACGGCATGTGGACCTAGTGAGTTCCAGCCAAAATCTGCtcgaaaaaatgaaaaggaaccAAAGGTGatcattttttgtttattaagaattaaaactaattatttattttgaagAACTAAATTTTCACATCTGTATTACGTGAGGACAACTGGTACAGTTCTCCCTTCAAAATACCCCATTTCCTAAATCTATCTTTAGTAGTCAGCCGTTGCCTCATTAGTAATCACAACACAAAGGAATATAGTATTACCTTTACCCCAAACTGCCTACTGCATTGTGCTTTCACACTGGAAGGAAATATTTTTTTCACGGCTGACCTGACAGAAAGACCCCTGATGAATACCCAGTCCATAACACATGATCATCTCTGTGTAGTTGACTCAAGAAAGTACTTGGAGTTACAGCCTGAAATTCCTTCACCTCACCAGTCAGTAACTCTTCTTCCACTGGGCCAACTCCAGCTTCCATCATGTATAAGATCCACCACTTTAGGCATATTATTAATTCCTAGAAACGTGCTTAATCATAATGTAATAAAAAAggaatttcaaataatttactatctGAAAACACCAACTTTgctcttgaatttttcttttttttttcccttcttctagAATATAgtgtaaattaaaaaaataggaACGTTGCATTTGCCTGACACATAGCTGTAGGGAATCGCACGAGCATGCACAgcgaaaaaattaaaatttttgatcCCTTAATAGATCGTCTTTCGATTAAGTTCACATGACATAGAGTTtgtttcaaaagattttttcgACCCATGAAAATCTTCTTAAAGCCATGGAGTTTGAAGCATAGGACGGCAAAGAGATCTATGTAACCGCACATGGGTCTAGCCTCTAATGGTAATCAACATAAACTTCCTTAGTTAGAACCTCCTAGATTGAATCAACTTTGCTAGATTAGTGCTAACTTCCTTAGTTAGAACCTCCTAGATTGAATCAACTTTGCTAGATTAGTGCTAACTATTGCCAAAACACATCACATAAATTTTACAAGataaaccctagttttttaATATGAAAAATCCACCCAACTGAGAGAAATAAGAGACGtgaattttttcttattttcttggaCGAACTTTGAGTATTTTCCTttcaatatttttgtgaaaaatcTCAGGTAATTTGTGTGTTGCTTAGTCTTGCTACCAAAAGCTTAATAAATATTTATAGACAAATAAGCTAACCAGAAACCTAAAATTAATTTTCAATAGGAATTAGTTTCCTTATTCTAATACAACTCTTATATTTGGAAGATTTAAAATTATTTGCAGCATAATTCTCTCatgttttgaaataaatataatgtTTTATCTTTCCTCAAGCATCTACCCTGCTGCTTGATAGATACCAAAGAAAATTGGTCGGAAGGGCATGCTAGGAGcattagtttttttctttttggtaaaGAAAAGTATTGGTGTTTTCAATTCAAGTCATCATTACAGGATAGGACATTACTTAGAACAAGCATACATTCTTACCAATTTAGCCAACATGAGTTGGTTGCTAGAAACATTAATTAATGAAGAGAATGTAAAATCAAGCTTTTgtcccaaaaataaaataaaataaaataagtttATTATTCTCCAGATCCGGTGTATCAATTGATTTTTAGATCTATGCATTTGTGTCATATTTGGATGTACTTACCATCATTAGTGCAGATACCGGAATAAAATTaccatttttatcaaaacagaaaaaagaaaaaagaagtcgTGCGTATTAATTTGTGGTCGGAATGTATATAATTTGATCGTGTACATTTATGAATACAAATTTTAAagggaaaatcattcaaaagtcCCTCACATCTTACAAAATGACTTTTTCGTgctttacttttaaaagtgtacttttacgtcccttacaaattcatattgattAAATTTGGTCCCTATCTAGGTTTTCGACTTGTTTTTTGTCAGAATccaccacgtgccttgcacgtgatcatttttaaaggcaaaattatcaaatcaaaatttacataattcaATCCAtagtctctcacatttcacaaaataaattttttttgttcctcacatttcacaaaatgaattgtttcgtccctcacatttcataaaatgaattttttcatccctcatattttacaaaataaattttttcacttCTCATTGTTCATGTGTATgaataactttttttaaaactaatttatatatctatttaatcTCACATGGACAATacaaatagcatgtaatatatttctatttaattttcGCTTAAATATACTGTTTATgtgaaattaaaatagatatatatatatataggggtttaaaaaattgttagttttttacTCATGTTCATTCCTTTTActcgaaaattgaaaacaaataagacatttaattctaaacattatgaagtgtttatattgaattaaatttagacagaaaaataaagaaaggaaaagtatcacaaaaagaagtaagtaattgacactttcaaattttaaaataatcatAAAGTAAGAAATTGAATTGTTGGTCTTAAAGGCAGCGAGTaaaaatttcaaacttaaatTGTAATTTGTTAGCATGACTATAGAATTCGAATTAACACCGATTAATTAGATACTCTTGttaaacaaatcaagaaatgaattattactaaactagaaaagattacaaatattgaatagattcacatggtgaaatcacacacacacacacatatatataggtttaaaacaaaattattagatttaaacccatgtatagaTCGAtctgtttaggtgaaatcaaatagagatatattatatattatttgtaCTGTTTAGATAAAATCAAATGGATATATTCatgaatttaaaaattaaaagctaTTCTTACACGTGGTCAatgagagataaaaaaaatttattttgagaaatctgagggatgaaaaaatttattttgtgaaatgtaagggacgaaacgattcattttgtgaaatctaagaaactatagatggattatgtaaattttgatttgacaattttgcctctaaaaaatgatcacatgcaagtcaTGTGATGAATTCCGGGCAAAAACTAGTCAGAAACCTAGATAGGAACCAAGTTTGACCAACGTGAATTTGTAAAGGACGTAAaagtacacttttaaaagtaagggacgaaaaaaattattttacaaaatgtgagggacgttttgaacgattttcctaattttaaaACATTAGTACTTCTTTACAATGAGTCGATTAACCATAAgctctttttattaattaatcATAGGCTGGCAGTCCACTTCCCAACTCCTCCTAACGACTCAAAaagtaaaaactaaaaagtcgAAAGGACATGCATAATAGAAAAATTGAAACATTCATAATAGAAAAATTGAAGCACGGCTCTTCTGATTAGAAAGAGATTTTGCGGAGGAAAGTCGGTGATTAAATGAACAATTTCTGAACAGTTTGATCAAAGAACCATCTTCCTTTCAGCAGCCTTGCACAAACTAACACAAAATTTGCCACCTAGAATATCCTGACCGTACTTCTTTAGGAAGTAGTTTGTTTGCATGGAGCTACTCAAATAGGAACAATCGCAATGCCAGTTCCTTACACACTATATCCTTCAAATGATTATATCAGAATTTAAACGAAGCATGACCGCAGAACAATGAACGAGTTTCCCAATCGAGATCTAGCTTTTAGATTTAGGAAAGTAAATTCATCAGGATGCACAAATAAAGCTAAAGCACTAGCAACTGCAGGGTGTAAAAAGCGAGCATCCACCAAAAATAACGCAAAGGTATCAATGATGTCCCGATCCCAGTAGTATCCGAAACCAATCACACGTTCATATACATGGTCACGAAGGTGAAGGTACTCAAAGGATGGCCCTGGATTCCAGCCTGAGCTCTCAAATAAATAAGTGTTTATACTCCCCGTTTGCAAGCTGACAAATATGGTTGTCGCCTTGGGTATCTggaaaaaccaaaaaataagCAGATCAGAAACATGAAAGCAAAAGCTTCATTTAAGATGGGCATGGTTTTCTACAATCATAGTGGTGATTAAATAATTGTGATAATAAAGTACAAACTCATGATGGGCATGGTTCAATTTTAAATCAATGGGATGAGATTAAATTTGGAACACAAATTCAATGGAAGGacaaaatttgttatatatGTATGCTATTTTAGTgtctatatttattatttattttttaagagtgtttcttgaatttagggttaattatttttatcttttgacCATTTTAACTAAACTTCCTAGTATTCTTTTTTGTCTTTGGTTCCCTTTTCCTTATTCTCATTTCAGCAATAAAAGAATCAGGCAACAAACGTAAGgagatacaattttttttttttttttgcaaattgaAAGTCTGAAATCCAAAATCTTTTACTTATAATTTCTCCTCTTCTACCACCTAATCCATTCGTTCTTCCAACACAACTAGGTACTTTGTTACCCATATGTCAAAATACAATTTATATAACTAAATGATACTCTAGCTGATTGCAAACACTTTTATTAatattgattcaatttgtgtACACGGACAACATGTGCTAGACATCAAGGCATCAGGAATTCCATATTTCCACAACAATTGCCAGGTGACAATTGACAAATACCTGCTAGTCTTTTGATTATTTATGAAGAAGACAAATCAATTCCTACAACCACCCCCCCCCctccaaaaaccaaaaaaaaaaaaagagtaaaggaCAAAATACACTCTTTTGTCTCTTCatgattgaatcaatttggATACGAAGTCTTTAGTGTTTTCATCTGAACTTCCCCCTTCTTCAAGAGCCTGTCTTGCCAAATCCTTCcacttttttgcatttttcctaatctcttgtcCTATCTCCCCCTCCATCACTATGCTTATGCATTGACCAATGACATCTCTCCTAACAATTCCATTTTCATCTGGCTGAGCCTTGATTCCCATTTTCCAAATGTCCTTTACAAACTTGGCATTCGTGCTTTGATCTGTCCATTGTGGCATTCCTATCATCGGGACTCCCAAACTTAAGGCCTCCAATGTTGAATTCCACCCACAATGAGTTATAAAGCAGCCTATAGATTTGTGGGCTAAAACGTCAAGCTGAGGACCCCATGAGATTATTAGTCCTTTGCCAAATGTTTCTTTAACAAAGTCTTTTGGCAGCTTCTTTGACTCTGATTCTCTAACCACCCAGAGAAAATGATAGCTGCTAGCTCTCAAGCCCCATGCTAATTCTTCCATCTGCTTAACTTCAAGTTCTGCCAAACTTCCAAATGATACATAAACAACTGAACTGATTGACCTTTCATTTAGCCATGACATGCAAGCATTAGTCATTGGCTTAAAAAGATTGAGACCATACTGCTTGTCATCTTCAAGGCGCTTTTCTAAGTACACGGATGGAATAGTTGGTCCAATTGTCTTTACCGGTAGGATTTTTGCCATCCAGTGAATCACCTAAGCAATATGTAATACAAAACCAATAAAATTCATAGTAGTAGACAAAATGCcacttttttagtttttagttaaCAAACACCTAACTGGCATGGTCATTAAGGACTCAGGTTCCCGACTGTAATATGTGTAGGTATTATTAGATATATTGGCCGGAGGGAATCTTGATCTAGTACAAAAATTCAGCTCTCAAAAATTAGAAATCTTAAATTCAAATTCTCCTTCTCCCTCCCGGGCTTCTTAAATCTAATAATTTCcctattaaaataagaaaataaaaaaaagacgTATTGAAGTACGCTTACCTTCTCCTCCAACCTGTAAAATGTGTTGAAGAAGATCCAgtcagcttcttcaattttttccatTTGGTCATGCACAACCAGCTGAGAAGTTGCTGGATATGGACCAGGATTAGAAACAAAAGAAGGCAGATCTGAAGCTAATAGTGGTGGCAAACCGGGAATGTCCACTTCAGTCGCCTCTAGAGGAAGCTTCAAAAGCCCTTTGTGGACATGGTAGTAGATGTTATTGACAACACAGGATTGAGTGAAGAACACACCCGCACGTACGCCAAGATCCTTGGCTACATCTAGACACCAAGGCAAGAATGCATCATAAATGATACAATCAATAGGACGGCCCGAATCTTGAAGCTTCAAGACTAGCTTAGTCAGAGTTTCTGAGCCAACCTTTTGAAACCTAGGCAAGTATATTTTCTGTACAATGCCATTTGCTCCCTCATCATATCCATCAGAGATGGTCTCCACTGAGATAGAAGCTGAGACTTCATCCACAGTTTCAAACAAGAACTTGGTTGTAGCAAACGTGACTTTGACGCCCTCATGTTGCAAACGCTTAGCAAATTGGAGCATTGGGTTTATGTGACCTTGGACGGGATATGGCAATATCAGGCAATGAGCTCTGTGAGTTTCCATCAATTGCTATAACCAAGAAATTTGAGAATGCACTGTTTGGAGGTTCCAAAACCTTTGCATGGGACTTGTAGCAGAAAACACGACATTAGAATTTAATATAGCGCAGTAGGTGGTGCTGTCCATCGCCATGGACCAATGCAAAGTTGGGATAGTTgtgatgtatataagatttTATCTGATCGGTCAATTTTGGTGCCTTGCGACTTAATGGCCCATAAGAAACACATCTTAAATGCATGTGGATACGCCGTTAAAGTCTCAAAAATTGTCGTTCAACCCCTCGTAAAAGTTAATTGTCGGCTATTCTGaacttattttgaattttgaataaattagttTTAATAGACAGCAAGAAATATCCTCAAGcgtacaatctttcttgtgcTAGTGACATTTACATAGGGAATCTGCGAAATTCTTGACCTGCCTCCCATGTTGTCCTTCATGTATAAAGGCTTTGTTTTTTGGCATCTAAAATATTTACTTTGTCATATCATCGTACACATACCAATTTACAAGGATAATATATTTGATCCTCGGCCACCAACTCACGTAATCGTACTCCCTCCGTTTTATTAAAAAtgtcatattttttatttaaagatatcctaaaatatttatcatgttAAAACAGTCAAAAcactttttaatcttttttttaatataatccTTCTTTATAATCAAATACATATTACCAGTtagatttaaattttgaatttgtgaaggtaaaattagaaagaa is drawn from Coffea arabica cultivar ET-39 chromosome 1c, Coffea Arabica ET-39 HiFi, whole genome shotgun sequence and contains these coding sequences:
- the LOC113696892 gene encoding UDP-glycosyltransferase 74G1-like, yielding METHRAHCLILPYPVQGHINPMLQFAKRLQHEGVKVTFATTKFLFETVDEVSASISVETISDGYDEGANGIVQKIYLPRFQKVGSETLTKLVLKLQDSGRPIDCIIYDAFLPWCLDVAKDLGVRAGVFFTQSCVVNNIYYHVHKGLLKLPLEATEVDIPGLPPLLASDLPSFVSNPGPYPATSQLVVHDQMEKIEEADWIFFNTFYRLEEKVIHWMAKILPVKTIGPTIPSVYLEKRLEDDKQYGLNLFKPMTNACMSWLNERSISSVVYVSFGSLAELEVKQMEELAWGLRASSYHFLWVVRESESKKLPKDFVKETFGKGLIISWGPQLDVLAHKSIGCFITHCGWNSTLEALSLGVPMIGMPQWTDQSTNAKFVKDIWKMGIKAQPDENGIVRRDVIGQCISIVMEGEIGQEIRKNAKKWKDLARQALEEGGSSDENTKDFVSKLIQS